TCCCGAGCGTCATGGAGCAGCTCGACGACATGTTCCTGCGCTACCGCTGGTTCAGCGGCGCCGTCCAGCACATGCAGGAGACGCCGAGCCGCATCTTCTGGCGGAACTTCTGGTCGACGTTCATGGTCGACACGGTCGGGATCGAGCTACGCCACCGCATGAACGGCGAGCACATCATGTGGTCGACGGACTACCCGCACACCGGGAGCGACTGGCCGAACCACCGTGTGACCCTCGAGCGCCTTTTCCGCGGCGTGCCGGCGGCCGAGGTGAAGCAGATGCTGCACGGCAACTGCAAAGCCCTCTACGGACTGGATCACATCCCGGACACGCTTCCGTGAGCCATCCGCTCGCGGGGCTGCGCGTCGTCGAGCTCGCGACCGACATCGCCGGCCCGTACGCGACCAAGCTGCTCGCCGACGCCGGTGCCGACGTCGTGAAGGTGGAGCATCCGGCCGGCGGTGATCCCATGCGCCGCTGGACGTCCGCGCGCGTCGAGCTTCCGCCCGGCGACGACGGCGTCCTCTTTCGCTTCCTCAACGCCTCCAAGCGCAGCGTCGCGATCGACTGGACGACGCCGGGCGGGCGCGCCGAGGTGGCGCGGCTGATTGCCGGCGCCGACGTCGTGATCGAGAGCGTCGGACCCGATGCAGGGGTCGAGTGGCCGGCCGTCGCGGCCAGCGCGCCGGCGACGTCGCTCGTCTCGATCTCGTGGTTCGGGCGCACCGGGCCGTGGAAGGACCGGCCGGCGACCGAGTTCACCGTCCAGGCGTGGGCGGGCTCGACGGCGATCCGCGGCACGATCGATCGCGAGCCCCTCGCCGCCGGCGGCCGGCTCGGCGAATGGCTCGGCGGCGGCTACGCGGCAATCGGCGCGCTCGCGGCAGCGATCGGCGCGCGCCGCGCCGGACGCGGGCGTCACGTCGACCTCTCGCTGCTCGAAGCCGTGCACCTCTCGATGGCGCCGTTCGCGACCGTCGTCGACGGCTTCAGCGGCGGCGCCTTCGTCCAGTCGCGGACGGTCGAGATCCCGTCGATCGAGCCGGCCGCCGACGGCTACGTCGGCTTCTGCACGATCACGAACCAGCAGTGGCGCGATTTCCTGGTGCTGATCGAGCACGGCGAGCTGGTCGACGACCCCGAGCTGGCGCACTACTTCACACGCGACCAGCGCCGTCACGAGATCTACGCGATGATCCACGCGTGGACCCGGCAGCGCACGATCGCCGACATCATCGAGCAGGCGACGCTGCTGCGCATTCCAGCCGTGCCGATCGGCAACGGTGCGACCGTGCCCGGGCTCGAGCACTTCCGCGAACGCGGCGCGTACGTCCCGCAACCGGAGACGGGCTTCGTGCAACCGCGAGCGCCCTATCGCCTGGGCCGTGGAACCCTGCGCCCCTTCGTCCGCTCGCCCCGGCTCGGCGAGCATACGGCGGAGGTGCTGGCCGAACGCCGACCGGCGTCTCCGCCGGCGCCCGCGGGCGACGCGCTACCGCTCGCCGGCCTGCGCGTCGTCGACTTCACCATGTTCTGGGCCGGTCCCTTCGTCGGCCACTTCCTCTCCGTGCTCGGCGCGGACGTGATCAAGGTCGAGTCGATCCAGCGGCCGGACGGCATCCGCTTCGCGAGCACGCAGCAGCCGACGGCCGAGCGCTGGTGGGAATGGTCGGCGATGTTCCACGGCATGAACGCCGGCAAGCGCGGGATCACGCTCGACCTCTCCCGGCCGCGTGGCCTCGAGATCGCGAAGGGGCTCCTCGCCACCGCCGACGCCACGGTCGAGAACTTCTCCCCGCGCGTGCTCGACAACCTCGGCCTGCGCTACGAGGAGCTCGCGCGCGCGAACCCGCGCCTCGTCATGGTGCGCATGCCCGCCTTCGGCCTGGGCGGTCCATGGCGGAACCGTACCGGCTTCGCGCAGACGATGGAGCAGATCTCGGGCATGGCATGGACCACCGGCTTTTCCGACGGTCCACCGGTCATCCCGCGCGGCCCGTGCGATCCGCTGGCCGGCATGCACGCCGTGCTGGCGCTCCTGGTCGCGCTCGAGCACCGGCGCCGCACGGGCGAGGGCCAGCTCGTCGAATCGACCATGGTCGAGGCTGCGCTCAACGCCACGGCGGACCAGGTGCTCGAATGGCAGGCGTATGGGACGCTCGCGACGCGAGACGGCAACCACGGTCCCGTCGCAGCGCCGCAGAACCTCTACGCGTGCCGCGGCGACGAGCGGCGGATCGCGCTCGCCGTCGTGACCGACGCGCATTGGCGCGCGCTCGTGGATCTGCTCGGCCGCCCGGACTGGGCGACCGATCAGGCGCTCGCGACGGCAAGCGGGCGGCATGCGCGGCAGGACCGG
The DNA window shown above is from Candidatus Eisenbacteria bacterium and carries:
- a CDS encoding CoA transferase, whose protein sequence is MSHPLAGLRVVELATDIAGPYATKLLADAGADVVKVEHPAGGDPMRRWTSARVELPPGDDGVLFRFLNASKRSVAIDWTTPGGRAEVARLIAGADVVIESVGPDAGVEWPAVAASAPATSLVSISWFGRTGPWKDRPATEFTVQAWAGSTAIRGTIDREPLAAGGRLGEWLGGGYAAIGALAAAIGARRAGRGRHVDLSLLEAVHLSMAPFATVVDGFSGGAFVQSRTVEIPSIEPAADGYVGFCTITNQQWRDFLVLIEHGELVDDPELAHYFTRDQRRHEIYAMIHAWTRQRTIADIIEQATLLRIPAVPIGNGATVPGLEHFRERGAYVPQPETGFVQPRAPYRLGRGTLRPFVRSPRLGEHTAEVLAERRPASPPAPAGDALPLAGLRVVDFTMFWAGPFVGHFLSVLGADVIKVESIQRPDGIRFASTQQPTAERWWEWSAMFHGMNAGKRGITLDLSRPRGLEIAKGLLATADATVENFSPRVLDNLGLRYEELARANPRLVMVRMPAFGLGGPWRNRTGFAQTMEQISGMAWTTGFSDGPPVIPRGPCDPLAGMHAVLALLVALEHRRRTGEGQLVESTMVEAALNATADQVLEWQAYGTLATRDGNHGPVAAPQNLYACRGDERRIALAVVTDAHWRALVDLLGRPDWATDQALATASGRHARQDRIDVELARWCGEEDRDALVARLLAAGIPAAPVLHPRELARNPQVRARGFFEIETHPVTRTHELPGLPMRIAGIDRWYRAPAPTLGQHTAEVLRDLLGIDDEEIAQLQADGIIGERPAGL